One Bacteroidales bacterium genomic window carries:
- a CDS encoding helix-turn-helix domain-containing protein, whose amino-acid sequence MEINLPDNKMIYQPSENNNVERLSFVEDHVFFDSFMVDGSEKDILGLEQLPRIVDAAGLCICLEGESEIVIEAQNYRMRKGDMCVIFPNDILYVNKKSSDFKGYTIACTPEFLESANIPSRTPLYLYIKDHPFISLNRQEQKDLLKMCDFLKKHDSREGHPCREEISRHLASAIIYEVIGIYEKGEPIRQQPYSLKNNLYFELMQLIAQNYRKHRNVEFYAGELCITPRYLSAICKDVTGMTATDCINRHVIVNARILLITTEMTILQISEEMNFPNPSFFTQFFKKHMNMTPKEYRNLNKA is encoded by the coding sequence TTGGAAATAAACTTACCGGATAATAAGATGATATACCAACCGTCAGAAAATAATAACGTTGAACGACTGTCTTTTGTTGAAGACCATGTTTTTTTCGATAGTTTCATGGTGGACGGAAGTGAAAAAGACATACTGGGATTGGAACAATTGCCACGGATCGTAGATGCGGCAGGCTTGTGTATCTGCCTCGAAGGCGAAAGTGAGATCGTGATTGAAGCCCAGAATTACCGGATGCGGAAAGGAGATATGTGCGTGATCTTTCCGAATGATATTTTATATGTGAACAAAAAGAGCAGCGATTTTAAAGGCTATACCATTGCCTGTACGCCCGAATTCCTGGAAAGTGCCAATATTCCTTCCAGAACGCCTCTTTACCTTTATATAAAGGATCATCCGTTTATTTCACTGAACAGGCAGGAACAGAAAGACCTGCTGAAAATGTGCGATTTCCTGAAGAAACACGATTCACGTGAGGGTCATCCGTGCAGGGAAGAGATTTCGAGACATCTCGCATCGGCCATCATTTATGAAGTGATCGGCATTTATGAAAAAGGGGAACCAATCCGCCAGCAACCTTACTCACTGAAAAATAACCTGTATTTCGAATTGATGCAATTGATTGCCCAGAATTATAGGAAACACCGGAACGTCGAATTCTATGCCGGTGAACTGTGTATCACCCCGCGCTATCTCTCGGCTATTTGCAAAGATGTAACAGGCATGACGGCTACGGACTGTATCAACCGGCATGTCATTGTCAATGCGCGTATTTTACTTATCACCACTGAAATGACCATTTTACAGATTTCGGAAGAAATGAACTTTCCTAATCCTTCGTTTTTTACACAATTCTTCAAAAAACACATGAATATGACTCCTAAGGAATACAGGAATCTGAATAAGGCATAA